From the Nodularia sp. NIES-3585 genome, one window contains:
- a CDS encoding serine/threonine phosphatase, translated as MLICPQCTFENPNTNKFCQSCGASLTHKICPECSAEVPVNAPTCHNCGAECGLVWQAIIAKEGSEDWLLGTGEEREDTTVEADEVENFPTPAISLLQLTAGSYLDQEQRYQLLEPLSAAKENMSKAEIYVKVLDCLPYQISPIEAILANQQQGLVVSPVEISEISRLAQAYIVLQSQIHPGIPAIHDAWQQSDIQVLLIEDRSNWQSLLDLWQAEETSTLQILHCLYQMTQLWTVLETVNCRQSLLDVSNLCLDEDQTLALQRLYVESLDEQPTIASPNLGDVETFTIPRPPLTIQALGQVWQSLFRQSQRTQFGSVVQILEDLELGTIQTVDQLRSRLEEIATELETPMTANIDSMEEKETASPTILQLDDLKDFSAKADDLPTVLLSMQLNSLEDAGRTDVGRQRHHNEDCFGIQTKIHKLELPRNRVLQARGLYILCDGMGGHAGGEVASELAVNTLKKYCDEHWIANQIPTENMLREAVYLANQAIYEVNQQEVRSGIKRMGTTLVMLLIEGTQAAVAHVGDSRLYRLTRKRGLEQITVDHEVGQREISRGVEASIAYARADAYQLTQALGPRDQNSINPDVEFFEITEDSLFILVSDGLSDNDVLETYGQNQLLPLLSTGANLEQGVTELIDLANQYNGHDNITAILIRAKVRPNMDS; from the coding sequence ATGCTGATTTGCCCTCAGTGTACATTTGAAAACCCCAACACTAACAAATTCTGTCAAAGCTGTGGTGCATCCCTGACCCACAAAATTTGTCCTGAGTGCAGCGCGGAAGTACCCGTGAATGCACCAACTTGTCATAACTGTGGTGCAGAATGCGGACTAGTTTGGCAGGCAATTATTGCTAAGGAAGGGAGTGAAGACTGGCTGTTGGGTACTGGGGAAGAAAGAGAAGACACGACTGTAGAAGCAGATGAGGTAGAAAACTTTCCCACTCCCGCCATTTCTCTATTACAACTCACAGCAGGTTCTTATTTAGACCAAGAACAACGTTATCAATTGTTAGAACCGCTATCAGCCGCCAAGGAAAATATGTCCAAGGCGGAAATATACGTGAAAGTGTTGGATTGCCTGCCATATCAAATTTCGCCGATTGAGGCCATACTAGCCAATCAGCAACAGGGACTGGTGGTGTCACCAGTTGAAATCAGTGAAATTTCTCGCCTTGCTCAAGCTTATATTGTCTTGCAATCCCAAATTCACCCAGGCATACCAGCAATTCATGATGCTTGGCAACAGTCTGATATTCAGGTGTTATTAATCGAAGACCGTTCAAATTGGCAGTCTTTACTGGACTTATGGCAAGCTGAAGAAACTTCTACGTTACAAATTCTACACTGCCTTTATCAGATGACCCAACTCTGGACTGTATTAGAAACAGTGAATTGTCGTCAAAGTTTGTTGGATGTGTCGAATCTCTGCTTAGACGAAGACCAAACACTGGCGCTACAGAGGTTGTATGTAGAATCACTAGATGAACAGCCGACGATCGCATCTCCTAATTTGGGAGATGTAGAAACATTTACAATCCCACGCCCACCTTTAACTATCCAAGCTTTGGGGCAAGTTTGGCAGTCATTATTTAGACAGTCCCAACGCACTCAATTTGGTTCTGTAGTGCAGATTTTAGAAGATTTGGAACTCGGCACAATTCAAACTGTTGACCAGTTGCGATCGCGTTTAGAGGAAATTGCCACTGAACTAGAAACACCCATGACGGCAAATATTGATTCTATGGAAGAAAAAGAGACTGCCTCACCCACTATTTTGCAATTAGATGATTTAAAAGATTTCTCTGCCAAAGCTGATGATTTGCCCACTGTCCTGCTGTCAATGCAATTGAATAGTTTGGAAGATGCAGGACGCACTGATGTCGGTCGTCAACGTCATCACAATGAGGACTGCTTTGGGATTCAAACCAAAATTCACAAGTTGGAGTTGCCCAGAAACCGAGTTTTACAAGCCCGTGGTTTGTATATCCTCTGTGATGGTATGGGTGGACACGCAGGGGGTGAGGTAGCCAGTGAGTTGGCAGTTAATACTCTCAAGAAATATTGTGATGAACATTGGATTGCTAACCAAATACCCACGGAAAATATGCTTCGTGAGGCTGTATATTTAGCTAATCAAGCAATTTATGAAGTAAATCAACAAGAAGTTCGTTCTGGCATCAAGCGGATGGGTACTACCTTGGTTATGCTCTTAATTGAAGGTACTCAAGCCGCAGTAGCCCACGTGGGAGATAGTCGCCTTTACCGCCTGACACGCAAGCGAGGACTGGAACAAATCACGGTAGACCACGAAGTAGGTCAACGAGAAATTTCTAGAGGAGTAGAAGCGAGTATAGCCTATGCCCGTGCAGATGCTTACCAGCTAACTCAAGCCTTGGGACCTCGTGATCAAAACTCAATTAATCCCGATGTAGAGTTTTTTGAGATTACTGAAGATAGCCTCTTCATCCTCGTATCGGATGGCTTATCAGATAATGATGTCCTAGAAACTTATGGTCAGAATCAGCTACTTCCCCTGCTGAGTACTGGCGCTAACTTGGAACAGGGAGTCACAGAATTAATTGATTTGGCAAACCAATACAATGGTCATGACAACATTACTGCTATACTGATCCGGGCTAAAGTGCGCCCAAATATGGACAGTTAA
- a CDS encoding FHA domain-containing serine/threonine-protein kinase, with protein MVILTLLEPQQKTSLKQWCFENSSVIRIGRAGDNDVVLSDSLVSRHHLELRQVNSAQNKHSASWQVFSKGTNGTFLDGKLVLQCPLPDNSLLQLAQGGPILQFQLQKLPDTLLGFQGSASLSAENDETGEDSLANVSSTCKHEGNSPHNLFCVHCGQPLSVQQKIRQYQVLRVIGQGGMGTTYLAWDGAGLLADKPQLLVLKQMNADMAKIAKAQELFEREAHTLKSLDNEGIPKYYDFFVAAGKKYLAMELVHGQDLEKRVYATGPVTPSQAISWMIQTCEILDYLHGQNPPLIHRDIKPANLMVRNANNQIVVLDFGAVKEIGTTPGTRIGAEGYCAPEQERGQPLTQSDLYAIGPTLIFLLTGENPFKFYRHRGQSSRFDLVKVPTISPQLREIIERVTQQLPRDRYQSAKELAVALAACQV; from the coding sequence GTGGTTATTCTGACCCTGTTAGAACCGCAACAAAAAACGTCACTCAAGCAGTGGTGCTTTGAAAATTCCTCCGTAATTCGCATTGGTCGAGCGGGGGATAATGATGTGGTTTTATCTGATAGTTTGGTTTCGCGGCACCATTTGGAATTGAGACAGGTTAATTCTGCCCAAAATAAACATAGTGCTTCTTGGCAAGTGTTTAGTAAAGGCACTAATGGCACTTTTTTGGATGGTAAGCTTGTGCTTCAGTGTCCTTTGCCGGATAATTCCTTGCTGCAATTAGCACAGGGGGGGCCAATATTACAATTCCAATTGCAGAAGTTACCAGATACTTTGCTGGGATTCCAAGGCAGCGCTTCGCTATCGGCTGAAAATGACGAAACTGGAGAGGATAGCCTAGCAAATGTATCTTCCACTTGCAAGCACGAAGGTAATTCGCCTCATAATCTATTTTGTGTTCATTGTGGTCAACCTCTTTCTGTTCAACAGAAAATTCGTCAATATCAGGTGTTGCGAGTTATCGGACAGGGAGGTATGGGTACTACTTATCTAGCTTGGGATGGAGCAGGTCTGTTGGCAGACAAACCACAATTGTTGGTTTTAAAGCAAATGAATGCTGACATGGCTAAAATTGCCAAAGCCCAAGAGTTATTTGAACGGGAAGCCCATACTCTCAAATCCCTTGACAATGAGGGGATTCCCAAGTATTACGATTTTTTTGTGGCCGCTGGCAAAAAATACTTGGCTATGGAGTTAGTTCATGGACAGGATTTGGAAAAAAGAGTCTATGCCACTGGGCCAGTTACCCCCAGCCAAGCGATCTCTTGGATGATTCAAACCTGTGAGATATTAGATTATCTCCACGGCCAAAATCCACCACTAATACACCGTGATATCAAACCCGCTAACCTGATGGTGCGAAATGCCAATAATCAAATAGTAGTGTTGGATTTTGGGGCGGTGAAGGAGATTGGTACGACCCCTGGCACTCGTATTGGTGCGGAAGGTTACTGCGCCCCTGAACAGGAACGAGGACAACCCTTAACTCAATCCGATTTGTATGCCATTGGACCAACGCTAATTTTTCTGCTCACAGGCGAGAATCCTTTCAAGTTTTATCGTCACCGAGGACAAAGTTCCCGGTTTGATCTGGTCAAGGTTCCCACAATTAGCCCTCAACTTAGAGAAATTATTGAACGCGTTACGCAGCAGTTGCCACGCGATCGCTACCAAAGTGCTAAAGAACTGGCTGTAGCATTAGCTGCTTGCCAAGTATAG
- a CDS encoding DUF4327 family protein: MTQQVIHPMVKLQRNVQSLIESNIIKPTDSIWKIALLYGNDWQHWKQELQDFGFSMQDPIGDLLSVEAWDEE, encoded by the coding sequence ATGACTCAGCAAGTGATTCACCCAATGGTGAAATTGCAGCGTAACGTGCAATCACTCATCGAATCCAATATTATCAAACCAACTGATAGCATTTGGAAAATTGCATTACTCTATGGCAACGACTGGCAACACTGGAAACAGGAACTGCAAGACTTTGGCTTTAGTATGCAAGATCCAATTGGCGACTTGTTATCAGTAGAAGCTTGGGACGAAGAGTAG
- the dtd gene encoding D-aminoacyl-tRNA deacylase, which produces MRVLIQRVKSSQVIVNGEIIGKIGRGLNLFAGIADTDTDAELDWMVRKCLELRLFPGTEDSDKWQKSVQEIGGELLVVSQFTLYGDCRQGRRPSFEKSAKPQLAQELYDRFVTKLQTSGLQVATGQFGAMMQVAIENDGPVTLLLEKEAA; this is translated from the coding sequence ATGCGTGTTCTGATCCAGCGAGTTAAATCATCTCAAGTTATCGTTAACGGTGAAATTATTGGCAAAATTGGGCGGGGATTAAATTTATTTGCGGGAATTGCCGATACCGATACTGATGCTGAACTCGACTGGATGGTGCGTAAGTGTTTAGAACTGCGGCTATTCCCTGGGACAGAAGACAGCGACAAATGGCAAAAATCTGTGCAAGAAATTGGCGGTGAGTTGTTGGTAGTCAGTCAATTCACTCTTTATGGTGACTGTCGCCAAGGTCGCCGCCCCTCTTTTGAGAAATCGGCTAAACCCCAATTAGCCCAAGAATTGTATGACCGTTTTGTGACTAAGTTACAAACCAGTGGTTTACAGGTGGCTACCGGTCAATTTGGTGCAATGATGCAAGTTGCCATCGAAAATGACGGACCTGTTACCTTGTTGCTGGAGAAAGAAGCTGCATAG
- the sppA gene encoding signal peptide peptidase SppA produces the protein MRNFFKQTFASLLGTVLGLMIFFGISTTGILLLLFAVTASRDTTPEVKDQSVVVFDLSMNITDSAPGSSELLQRALSGAEAPRMTLRSVLDTLEKARLDPRIVGIYLDARTTSASDSMGFASLTEIRQELEKFRESGKKVVAYGVGLSQKDYYLSSVADTIVLNPIGLMEVKGLSSQPMFLAGALEKFGLGVQVVRVGKFKGGIEPFILNELSPENREQIQKLLDDVWADWRTTVGSNRKITPQQLQAIADTQGILTASEAQARGLVEQVGYMDEVVADLKKLTASDETDRSFRQINLRNYAQVSGKSLGVERTSQNKIAVVYAEGDIVDGRGEDGQIGGDRFAKILNQIRQDNDVKAVVLRMNTPGGSATASEVIQREVELTRQVKPVVVSMGDVAASGGYWIASDSNRIFAEPTTITGSIGVFGVLFNGQKLANDNGITWDTVTTGTYADLQTVARPKSPQELEIYQRSVNRIYELFLDKVVQGRKLPAQKVAEIAQGRVWSGITAKEIGLVDEIGGLNAAVKYAAQEAKLDNDWQLQEYPRVSTLEERFFGRAIQEITTILEMAGVSVQPSNPLMMQFEKLQQEMLILQKMNDPYGIYTRLPFNFRLE, from the coding sequence ATGCGTAATTTTTTCAAACAAACTTTTGCCAGTTTACTGGGTACTGTACTAGGACTGATGATTTTCTTCGGTATCAGCACAACAGGAATATTATTACTGTTATTTGCCGTTACCGCTTCTAGAGATACTACTCCCGAAGTCAAAGATCAGTCAGTCGTGGTTTTTGACTTGTCAATGAACATTACTGATAGCGCACCCGGTTCTAGCGAATTGCTGCAACGAGCCTTATCAGGAGCAGAAGCCCCAAGGATGACACTCCGTAGTGTTCTTGATACCTTGGAAAAAGCCAGACTTGATCCGCGAATTGTTGGTATTTATTTAGATGCAAGAACTACAAGTGCATCTGATAGCATGGGCTTTGCTTCTCTGACAGAAATTCGCCAAGAGTTGGAGAAGTTCCGCGAGTCAGGAAAAAAGGTTGTCGCCTATGGAGTAGGTTTAAGTCAAAAGGACTATTACCTGAGTTCGGTTGCTGATACAATCGTCCTGAATCCCATAGGCTTGATGGAAGTTAAGGGTTTGAGTAGCCAACCGATGTTTCTGGCGGGGGCTTTAGAAAAGTTTGGCCTTGGTGTTCAGGTAGTGCGGGTGGGCAAATTTAAAGGCGGAATCGAACCTTTTATCCTGAATGAATTGAGTCCAGAAAACCGCGAACAAATTCAAAAATTGTTGGATGATGTTTGGGCAGATTGGCGGACTACTGTTGGTTCTAATCGTAAAATTACCCCGCAACAGTTGCAAGCGATCGCAGATACTCAGGGAATATTGACAGCCAGCGAAGCTCAAGCCCGTGGTTTGGTCGAGCAAGTGGGATATATGGATGAGGTAGTCGCCGACCTCAAGAAATTGACAGCTAGCGACGAAACAGATCGCTCCTTCCGGCAAATTAATCTGAGAAACTACGCTCAAGTTTCCGGCAAATCTCTGGGTGTAGAACGCACCTCTCAAAATAAAATTGCTGTAGTTTATGCTGAGGGTGATATTGTCGATGGTAGAGGAGAAGATGGGCAAATAGGAGGCGATCGCTTTGCCAAAATCTTGAACCAAATACGCCAAGATAATGATGTCAAGGCGGTAGTCTTGCGGATGAATACTCCCGGAGGTAGCGCTACCGCATCCGAGGTCATACAGCGAGAAGTAGAATTGACTCGCCAAGTCAAACCTGTGGTGGTATCAATGGGTGATGTCGCCGCTTCTGGTGGTTACTGGATTGCTAGCGATTCCAACCGCATTTTTGCCGAACCAACCACAATTACAGGCTCTATTGGCGTGTTTGGCGTGCTGTTTAATGGGCAAAAACTAGCCAATGATAACGGTATTACCTGGGATACGGTAACAACTGGAACTTATGCCGACCTTCAAACCGTAGCGCGTCCGAAATCACCCCAAGAGTTAGAAATTTATCAGCGCAGTGTCAACCGCATTTATGAGCTATTCCTTGATAAAGTTGTTCAAGGTCGCAAATTACCAGCCCAAAAAGTGGCAGAAATTGCCCAAGGAAGAGTTTGGTCAGGGATAACGGCCAAAGAAATCGGTTTGGTAGATGAAATAGGTGGTCTGAATGCTGCTGTTAAATATGCTGCCCAGGAAGCTAAACTAGACAACGATTGGCAATTGCAAGAGTATCCCAGAGTCAGTACCTTAGAAGAACGTTTCTTTGGACGGGCGATTCAAGAAATCACCACTATTTTAGAGATGGCGGGAGTGTCAGTTCAACCCTCTAATCCTCTGATGATGCAGTTTGAGAAACTCCAACAGGAAATGCTCATTCTCCAAAAGATGAACGACCCTTACGGAATTTACACTCGTTTACCCTTTAATTTTCGGCTTGAGTAG
- a CDS encoding AI-2E family transporter, which translates to MNEPSIKRLWEQLNNTKLIRYVLLLVIAWAIVQVLAYFSTVVVIFIFAGILAFLLSYPVKWSERFLPHGIAVIIVFLLSLVILGGLIATLGFAILSQFQQILEQAPQFIDYVISLLDTLQKLLTRFNFNVDFQVVEEELRNQILAGIGTGWSAFQSLLTNLVDLILIVVVAFFMLLDGKRVWNFVIKILPRNVRHKFTLAIQQNFLGFFWGRLLLSLFFGVSIFVVFIFLQLPYALFLAAIAGGFDLIPGIGATIGITLVALIVLPQGIWLSLQVLIGCVVLQQVEENLLMPRIMQGSINMNPVFMFFALLVGAKVAGLVGIFLSIPIAGVLISMFKVEEMQGG; encoded by the coding sequence ATGAATGAGCCAAGCATCAAAAGGTTATGGGAGCAACTAAATAATACCAAGCTGATTCGCTATGTGTTACTGTTAGTTATTGCTTGGGCAATTGTTCAGGTTTTGGCTTATTTTTCTACAGTGGTTGTCATTTTTATATTTGCTGGAATTTTGGCATTTTTGCTGAGTTATCCAGTCAAGTGGTCTGAACGTTTTTTACCACATGGCATTGCGGTGATTATAGTTTTTTTACTGAGTCTGGTTATTTTGGGTGGTTTGATAGCAACTCTAGGTTTTGCTATCCTCTCTCAATTTCAACAAATACTGGAACAAGCACCTCAATTTATTGATTATGTGATTTCTCTATTAGATACATTACAAAAGTTACTCACTAGATTCAATTTTAATGTTGATTTTCAAGTAGTTGAAGAGGAATTACGCAATCAAATTTTAGCAGGAATTGGTACTGGCTGGTCAGCGTTTCAAAGCTTATTAACTAATTTAGTTGATTTGATTTTGATTGTAGTTGTAGCTTTTTTTATGTTACTAGATGGCAAAAGAGTTTGGAATTTTGTGATCAAGATTTTACCCCGGAATGTTCGTCATAAGTTTACTTTAGCTATCCAACAAAATTTTTTGGGCTTCTTTTGGGGTCGTTTATTATTGTCTTTATTTTTTGGCGTTTCGATATTTGTAGTATTTATTTTTCTCCAACTACCTTATGCCTTATTTTTAGCCGCGATCGCCGGGGGATTTGATTTAATTCCTGGTATTGGCGCTACAATTGGAATTACCCTAGTTGCTTTAATTGTATTACCTCAAGGAATTTGGCTGAGTCTGCAAGTATTAATCGGTTGTGTTGTGCTTCAGCAAGTAGAAGAAAATTTATTAATGCCGCGGATTATGCAAGGCTCAATAAATATGAATCCAGTCTTCATGTTCTTTGCTTTGTTAGTAGGTGCAAAAGTAGCTGGTTTAGTAGGAATTTTTCTATCAATTCCCATTGCGGGAGTATTAATTAGTATGTTTAAAGTTGAGGAAATGCAGGGGGGATAA
- a CDS encoding YihY/virulence factor BrkB family protein translates to MVTLRKIRRLFREIVSEWKVNEVSLLASSLAYYTVFSLAPLMVLVIMIVGTIFGEAMVQDELISQLSQLFGEEGAQLISTAIVNLRVNPEEQTFQIVFNIAFLLFGATGIFTQIQTALDRIWEVKPAPRHGILNLVRKRLLGFLMVLVIAFLLILFFVVNTILARLVIFLNELVPGSGYLWQFISLFITFGGTTLILIMMYSILPDAKIAWRDTIVGALITSLLFLVGQYFFGQFLSRTDFGSAYGVAGSFMIVITWIFYAAHILFLGAEFTKVYAKQRGAAIVPSKDAVHLFAEEQHNQSFKPKKRRPR, encoded by the coding sequence ATGGTAACTTTGCGGAAGATTCGGCGATTATTTAGAGAAATTGTTTCGGAGTGGAAAGTTAACGAAGTCTCCCTACTAGCTTCATCACTAGCATATTATACAGTGTTTTCCCTAGCGCCATTAATGGTACTGGTAATTATGATTGTGGGGACAATTTTTGGAGAAGCTATGGTTCAAGACGAGTTGATTTCTCAGTTAAGTCAATTGTTTGGCGAGGAGGGAGCGCAATTAATTTCTACCGCTATTGTAAATCTGAGAGTTAATCCAGAAGAACAAACGTTTCAAATAGTTTTCAATATTGCTTTTTTACTATTTGGTGCGACTGGAATATTTACCCAAATTCAAACAGCACTAGACAGAATTTGGGAAGTAAAGCCAGCGCCAAGACACGGTATTTTAAATTTAGTTCGTAAACGTTTATTGGGTTTTTTGATGGTATTGGTAATTGCCTTTCTGTTAATTTTGTTTTTTGTAGTAAACACAATTTTGGCAAGATTAGTGATTTTCTTAAATGAATTGGTTCCCGGTTCAGGTTATCTGTGGCAATTCATTAGCTTATTTATTACTTTTGGCGGAACAACATTAATATTGATTATGATGTATAGTATACTACCAGATGCCAAAATTGCCTGGCGTGATACTATCGTTGGGGCGTTAATCACCTCACTCTTATTTTTAGTAGGACAGTATTTCTTTGGACAGTTCCTCAGTCGAACTGATTTTGGTTCTGCTTATGGCGTGGCTGGCTCATTTATGATTGTCATCACTTGGATTTTTTACGCTGCTCATATTCTGTTTTTAGGGGCGGAATTCACCAAGGTTTACGCTAAACAGCGCGGCGCTGCAATTGTTCCCTCTAAAGATGCTGTACACCTGTTTGCAGAAGAACAGCATAACCAGTCCTTTAAACCGAAAAAACGTCGTCCTAGATAG
- a CDS encoding mechanosensitive ion channel family protein, whose amino-acid sequence MSFSDKIIFLNMMVSFIPKANSKYYSRQFLAVIFLLSVLIVPTQKGLTQEVSPIPVTSPPSATQETPTTGLFFADILVRGRPVFQIGSLGELSATQRAQIINRRIASVLVRSQTDSKVSVVTDSQRGIATLQLNNRVLMTVTQQDAQDFNLDVEALGQWWANQLNQAFDQPPLAIDVGQRLLSTLIKFQRETIDNLPSVLGMLLIVIATGIIAASMRHLTLRGAKHWEVDRNSKILVSRLVYGFIWVIGSIVALGVLGLDFATLLGTLGLTSVAIGFSLKDILSNYFSGVVLLVSRSFHLGDQIVIKEFEGTVTQIQLRATTLRTYDGRVVYIPNQEVFSAIIINNTTTTIRRNSITFGINYNADITKAKQIINDAVLGVTGIEKEPKPDILVRELAASTVNIEVRCWVNSRRLPFLETTSLMAQAIKEALEEAGIDMPTDIYTLKFSDVLTVSEQK is encoded by the coding sequence ATGTCTTTTAGTGACAAAATTATTTTCTTAAACATGATGGTGAGTTTCATTCCAAAAGCCAATAGCAAATATTACTCCCGTCAATTCCTTGCTGTAATATTCCTCTTGAGTGTGCTAATTGTACCTACACAAAAAGGGCTAACACAGGAGGTTTCCCCTATACCTGTAACATCCCCACCCTCTGCAACTCAAGAAACTCCCACAACTGGGCTATTTTTTGCTGACATCCTCGTTAGAGGAAGGCCTGTGTTTCAAATTGGTAGCTTAGGAGAACTCAGTGCTACACAACGGGCGCAGATTATTAACCGCCGCATTGCTAGCGTTTTAGTCCGTTCCCAAACTGACAGCAAAGTTTCTGTAGTCACAGATTCCCAGCGTGGTATCGCTACATTACAACTGAATAACCGGGTTTTGATGACTGTAACTCAACAGGATGCCCAAGATTTTAACCTAGATGTGGAAGCATTAGGACAATGGTGGGCAAATCAGTTAAATCAGGCATTTGACCAACCTCCACTAGCAATTGATGTGGGGCAAAGATTATTATCAACCCTGATAAAGTTTCAGCGAGAAACTATCGACAACCTCCCCTCTGTGTTAGGAATGCTATTGATAGTAATTGCTACTGGAATAATAGCAGCTAGTATGCGCCATCTCACCCTTCGCGGGGCGAAACATTGGGAAGTAGATCGCAACTCCAAAATATTAGTTAGTCGTTTAGTATATGGTTTTATCTGGGTAATAGGTTCAATCGTAGCTTTGGGAGTTTTAGGATTAGACTTTGCCACCTTGTTGGGAACTTTAGGATTAACCAGTGTAGCCATAGGTTTTAGTCTTAAAGACATTTTAAGTAACTATTTTTCTGGTGTTGTTTTGCTGGTATCTCGTTCATTTCATTTAGGAGACCAGATAGTTATTAAAGAATTTGAAGGTACTGTTACCCAAATTCAACTGCGAGCTACAACTTTAAGAACTTATGATGGGCGGGTGGTTTATATTCCCAATCAAGAAGTTTTTAGTGCGATCATTATTAATAATACAACTACAACAATCCGCCGGAATTCTATTACCTTTGGGATTAATTATAATGCAGATATTACGAAGGCTAAACAAATTATCAATGATGCTGTTTTGGGAGTCACAGGAATTGAAAAAGAACCCAAACCAGATATTTTAGTTCGTGAATTAGCTGCTAGTACAGTTAATATTGAAGTGAGATGTTGGGTAAATTCGCGGCGATTACCATTCTTAGAAACGACTTCATTAATGGCGCAAGCAATTAAAGAAGCATTAGAGGAAGCAGGAATTGATATGCCTACAGACATTTACACCTTGAAATTTAGTGATGTTTTAACAGTTTCAGAGCAAAAATAG
- a CDS encoding DUF29 domain-containing protein — translation MTKSPVQNLYQTDFVLWVQNTVSKLKSQNYIDVDWENLIEEIEALGGRDRRELESRLTTLFEHLLKRRYVNLPECYRGWEVTISRTQQELKRIFRDSPSLRNYYLIVSNECYQDAVKNMTKEYDAQFPKDCPFPPDIDSLLTDNHGE, via the coding sequence ATGACTAAATCACCAGTTCAAAATCTTTATCAAACAGACTTTGTGCTGTGGGTTCAAAACACAGTCAGCAAATTAAAATCTCAAAATTATATTGATGTGGACTGGGAAAATTTAATTGAGGAGATAGAAGCGTTGGGGGGGAGAGATAGAAGAGAATTAGAAAGTCGCTTAACTACCTTATTTGAACATTTACTCAAACGTCGTTATGTAAACTTACCAGAATGTTATCGCGGTTGGGAAGTAACTATTAGTCGAACCCAACAGGAACTAAAACGGATTTTTCGAGATTCCCCTAGCTTGCGTAATTATTATTTAATTGTCAGCAATGAATGTTATCAAGATGCCGTTAAGAATATGACTAAAGAATATGATGCCCAATTCCCTAAAGATTGCCCTTTTCCGCCAGATATAGATAGCTTATTGACTGATAATCATGGGGAATAG
- a CDS encoding pentapeptide repeat-containing protein codes for MKVHELLKNYNAGVRDFTGVNLSEADLRESDLSGAILDRAILDGAKLNHANLVQTSFIEADLNGADLSNANLTESKLVGAILDGAILDGAILDGADLSQANLEIAKLIETDLSEAELHEANLQAANLDRADLSGADLSVADLTQANLSEADLQAANLNGANLDGADVSGTILD; via the coding sequence ATGAAAGTACACGAACTCCTGAAAAACTATAATGCAGGCGTTAGAGATTTTACTGGCGTTAATCTCAGTGAGGCGGATTTAAGAGAATCTGACCTCAGTGGGGCAATTTTAGATCGAGCTATTTTAGATGGCGCTAAACTGAATCATGCCAATTTAGTCCAAACCAGTTTCATTGAAGCAGACCTGAACGGAGCCGATTTGAGTAATGCTAATCTGACTGAAAGCAAGTTAGTTGGTGCTATTCTAGATGGTGCTATTTTAGATGGTGCTATTCTAGATGGTGCTGATTTGAGTCAGGCTAATTTGGAAATTGCCAAGCTGATTGAAACTGATTTAAGTGAGGCTGAGTTGCATGAAGCAAATTTACAAGCAGCAAATTTAGATCGAGCAGACCTGAGTGGAGCAGATTTAAGTGTAGCTGATTTGACTCAGGCTAATCTATCTGAAGCTGATTTGCAAGCGGCTAATTTGAATGGTGCTAATTTGGATGGTGCGGATGTAAGCGGCACAATTCTTGATTAG